In Calothrix sp. PCC 7507, one DNA window encodes the following:
- a CDS encoding PAS domain S-box protein has translation MKKDKKTKESLNQAQVLGDNCPFPQQENFTVSFLLQILNGIEDPIFVKDRQHRLVLMNKAFATLIGREPAEVIGKSDYDLFPQSEADVFWEKDELVFTTGITNENEEFFTDAQGVTRFISTKKSLFADDTGNQFLIGTIRDTTQTKLIEAELENRATQRTQALQAEITERQQKEAKLRASEQRLALLIQQTPVGVVEWNTKFEIQEWNPAAEKIFGYSRSEVLGCHFAFLVPEIAKEHVVKVMDTLLYSQGEIVSVNENVTKDNRTIICEWYNNPLIADNGEVISIAAMVLDITERKQAEQNLVLYKQAVESSSDAIAIADAEGNHIYQNSAFCKLYECETVEDFIKLGGVHAVITNSEVAQQMWQTILGGKPWMGEVEQQSAHGRIIQTFLRAYPLKDSTGQNIGLVGVITDITGHKQSEELLRKQEQFLRTVFDGSEHAIFTLDVLEGGKLCYSGWNPATERGTGFSSADVIGRLPEDVFGEVAGKAVYQKYLSCLEAGVPVTYEEYLPFQGKEIWWLTTLNPLKDSGGKIYRLVGTTIQITDRKLVEIQVQQQTKDLETALQELQQTQMQLVQSEKMSSLGQLVAGIAHEINNPVNFIYGNLAHANDYTQDLLELVQLYQQYYPDPILAIQELAEEIDLTFLIQDLPQLLNSMKIGAQRIREIVISLRTFSRMDEAEMKEVDIHDGIDSTLMILEHRIKAKPDHKSIKVIKEYSSLPLVECYAGQLNQVFMNILANAIDALEESMSNRNIPENPQIHIHTQLLDPNQVTISIADNGPGISEDVQQRLFDPFFTTKPIGKGTGMGLSISYQIISQKHGGSLKCISNLGIGGGTKFVITIPLRQN, from the coding sequence ATGAAAAAGGACAAAAAAACAAAAGAGTCCCTAAATCAAGCACAGGTACTCGGTGATAATTGTCCGTTCCCACAGCAGGAAAATTTCACTGTTAGCTTTCTCCTCCAGATTCTCAACGGTATAGAAGATCCCATCTTTGTAAAAGACCGCCAACACCGTTTAGTACTGATGAATAAAGCCTTTGCAACCCTCATAGGACGTGAACCAGCAGAGGTAATTGGTAAGTCAGATTATGACTTATTTCCCCAAAGCGAAGCTGATGTATTTTGGGAAAAAGATGAACTAGTTTTCACAACGGGTATTACCAACGAAAATGAAGAATTTTTTACCGATGCTCAAGGTGTGACACGCTTTATCTCCACCAAAAAATCTTTATTTGCGGATGACACAGGTAATCAGTTCTTAATTGGGACGATTCGTGATACTACCCAGACCAAGCTCATAGAAGCAGAATTAGAAAACCGAGCAACACAAAGAACTCAAGCACTACAAGCTGAAATTACTGAACGGCAACAAAAAGAAGCTAAACTCAGAGCTTCTGAGCAAAGACTAGCACTTTTGATTCAACAAACACCTGTAGGCGTGGTTGAATGGAATACTAAATTTGAGATTCAGGAATGGAATCCTGCCGCCGAAAAAATTTTTGGTTACAGCAGAAGCGAAGTGCTGGGTTGTCATTTTGCGTTTTTAGTTCCTGAAATCGCTAAAGAACATGTAGTGAAGGTAATGGACACTCTCCTCTACTCACAGGGAGAAATTGTCAGCGTCAACGAAAATGTCACAAAAGACAATCGCACAATTATCTGTGAGTGGTATAACAACCCCTTAATAGCTGACAATGGGGAAGTGATTAGCATTGCCGCAATGGTGCTAGACATCACAGAGCGCAAGCAAGCAGAGCAAAACTTAGTTTTATATAAACAAGCGGTGGAAAGCTCCAGTGATGCCATTGCCATAGCGGATGCAGAGGGTAATCACATCTATCAAAACTCAGCATTTTGCAAATTGTACGAATGTGAAACAGTGGAAGATTTCATCAAACTTGGTGGTGTCCATGCTGTAATCACTAACTCAGAAGTTGCTCAACAGATGTGGCAGACTATTCTTGGGGGGAAACCTTGGATGGGTGAGGTTGAGCAACAGTCCGCTCATGGTCGAATTATCCAGACTTTTCTCAGAGCTTATCCACTAAAAGATTCGACAGGCCAGAATATCGGTTTGGTTGGTGTCATTACAGATATCACGGGACATAAACAATCAGAAGAACTACTGCGAAAACAAGAGCAATTCCTCCGTACCGTATTTGATGGTTCTGAACATGCCATATTTACGTTAGATGTTCTAGAAGGCGGCAAACTTTGTTATTCAGGATGGAATCCCGCTACAGAGCGCGGGACTGGTTTCAGCAGCGCCGATGTCATTGGTAGACTACCAGAAGATGTCTTTGGTGAAGTTGCAGGTAAAGCAGTATATCAGAAATATCTCAGTTGCTTAGAAGCCGGTGTACCTGTCACCTATGAAGAGTACTTACCTTTTCAAGGTAAAGAAATTTGGTGGCTCACTACACTCAATCCACTCAAAGATAGTGGAGGTAAAATCTATCGATTGGTGGGTACAACAATTCAGATTACTGACCGCAAACTGGTAGAAATACAAGTACAGCAGCAAACAAAAGATTTAGAAACAGCCCTCCAAGAACTCCAGCAGACTCAAATGCAGCTTGTCCAAAGTGAAAAGATGTCTAGTTTAGGACAATTGGTGGCAGGTATAGCCCACGAAATTAACAATCCCGTCAATTTCATTTATGGCAATCTAGCCCATGCAAATGACTATACTCAAGACCTGTTGGAATTAGTGCAGCTTTATCAGCAATATTATCCTGATCCGATCCTCGCAATTCAGGAGTTAGCAGAAGAGATAGACTTGACATTTCTTATCCAAGATTTACCCCAACTCCTCAACTCGATGAAAATAGGGGCACAGCGCATTCGGGAAATTGTTATTTCTCTACGCACTTTCTCCCGCATGGATGAGGCTGAGATGAAAGAGGTAGATATCCATGATGGCATTGACAGCACTTTAATGATTTTAGAACATCGTATCAAAGCTAAACCTGACCACAAGTCGATCAAAGTTATCAAAGAATACAGCAGCCTACCGCTAGTAGAATGTTATGCTGGGCAACTTAACCAGGTATTTATGAATATTCTGGCGAATGCGATCGATGCTTTAGAAGAATCTATGTCCAACAGAAACATACCTGAAAATCCACAGATTCACATTCATACCCAATTACTAGACCCAAATCAAGTGACTATTTCCATTGCTGATAATGGACCAGGAATATCAGAAGACGTTCAACAAAGACTATTTGACCCTTTTTTTACAACCAAGCCAATTGGCAAAGGTACTGGTATGGGTTTGTCTATTAGCTACCAAATTATCTCACAAAAACATGGCGGTTCTTTGAAATGTATTTCTAACTTAGGTATCGGAGGTGGTACTAAGTTTGTGATTACTATTCCTCTCAGACAAAATTAA
- a CDS encoding STAS domain-containing protein, with protein MIVQQEVQVIKLSGIINAAQSQELRVSITELLETGAKVVLVDCQDVTFMDSSALGALVLAFKTLRAANTKLVLCSINEQVRILFELTSMDKVFEIFPSQDEFNRAMLSTTT; from the coding sequence ATGATAGTACAACAAGAAGTGCAAGTGATTAAACTCAGTGGAATTATCAACGCAGCACAATCTCAAGAATTGCGGGTAAGCATCACTGAGCTTTTAGAAACAGGTGCAAAAGTTGTTTTAGTTGATTGCCAAGATGTGACATTCATGGATAGTTCTGCTTTGGGTGCTCTGGTGCTAGCATTTAAAACGTTGCGAGCAGCTAATACTAAGCTAGTTCTTTGCTCGATTAATGAGCAAGTCAGAATATTATTTGAATTGACTAGTATGGATAAAGTATTTGAAATCTTCCCTAGTCAAGATGAATTTAATCGAGCTATGCTTTCAACGACAACATAA
- a CDS encoding PP2C family protein-serine/threonine phosphatase, which yields MFKILVIDDDRSIQILLKRMLEKQGYQVVIANNGEEGIAKLLTYQPALIICDWIMPGLSGLEVCHRIKTDPNLSTIFFILLTSLDSVADRVKGLDAGADDFISKPIEQNELQARLRAGLRLHQLSRDLQIQKQLLEAELAQAAEYVRSLLPLPMTEPLSINSRFVPSRQLGGDCFDYYWLDPDYLAIYLLDTAGHGLKATLPSVSVLNLLRSRALKSLNYYQPSHVLKALNDTFQISYQNDKYFTIWYGVYNKVKRQLIYASAGHPPAILVSGKSPNNTKVQLLRTPGMPVGMFPEAVYVDGFCNIETSSTLYIYSDGAYEITKSDGTVWNLDAFIQLLVSLQYNVDYQLDQVLNYLIALHSSEAFDDDLSILQIKFD from the coding sequence ATGTTTAAAATCCTAGTAATTGATGACGATCGCTCAATCCAGATCCTCCTGAAAAGGATGTTAGAAAAACAGGGCTATCAGGTAGTAATAGCCAACAATGGCGAGGAAGGAATCGCTAAATTACTTACCTACCAACCAGCACTAATTATTTGTGATTGGATTATGCCAGGATTGAGTGGACTGGAAGTCTGTCATCGCATTAAGACAGACCCCAATTTATCCACCATTTTCTTTATTTTATTAACATCTCTAGATTCGGTCGCCGATCGTGTCAAGGGGTTAGATGCTGGTGCTGATGATTTTATCTCTAAACCCATTGAACAGAATGAATTGCAAGCACGCTTAAGAGCAGGACTGCGCTTACATCAGTTAAGTCGGGATTTGCAAATCCAAAAGCAACTTCTAGAAGCAGAACTCGCACAAGCTGCAGAATACGTGCGCTCTCTGCTACCTCTCCCCATGACTGAACCTTTGAGCATCAATTCCCGATTCGTTCCTTCACGACAACTCGGTGGCGATTGTTTTGACTACTACTGGCTTGATCCTGACTACTTAGCAATCTATTTACTTGATACTGCTGGACACGGTTTAAAAGCTACTCTTCCCTCAGTTTCGGTGTTAAATTTGCTGCGTTCTCGTGCCCTCAAAAGCCTGAATTACTATCAACCGAGTCATGTACTGAAAGCTTTAAATGATACCTTTCAGATCAGTTACCAAAATGACAAATACTTTACTATCTGGTACGGTGTTTATAATAAAGTCAAGCGCCAATTAATTTATGCGAGCGCCGGTCATCCCCCAGCAATATTAGTATCTGGAAAATCTCCAAATAATACCAAAGTACAGCTTTTAAGAACACCGGGAATGCCAGTTGGGATGTTTCCAGAAGCAGTATATGTTGATGGGTTTTGCAACATTGAAACATCTAGTACTCTTTACATTTATAGTGACGGTGCTTATGAAATTACTAAATCAGACGGTACAGTTTGGAATTTAGATGCATTCATTCAATTACTTGTGAGTTTACAGTATAACGTTGACTATCAACTCGACCAGGTATTGAATTACCTAATCGCTTTGCACTCTAGCGAGGCTTTTGATGATGATTTATCTATACTGCAAATTAAATTTGATTAA
- a CDS encoding DUF1350 family protein: MDWKEIRGNWVLIPPNPIGIIHFLGGAFVATAPHLTYRWVLEQVANKGYVVIATPFINTLDHTAIAKSVLLNFERTLERLYDSAALRKLYLPIYGVGHSMGCKLHLLIGSQCAVERAGNILISFNNYAARDAIPLVEQFNSALAIEFTPTPLETKKLVQEHYNIRRNLIIKFSNDTIDQSAPLCKILQERFPEMVTIQTLTGTHTTPLGQDIKWQTGTSFTPIDAIGQWFKQEIYRDLNQLKRTMLLWLNPLSPP, from the coding sequence ATGGACTGGAAAGAAATTAGAGGAAACTGGGTACTTATTCCCCCAAACCCCATCGGTATTATCCATTTCTTGGGAGGTGCATTCGTCGCCACTGCACCCCACCTCACTTATCGTTGGGTACTAGAACAGGTGGCCAATAAAGGGTATGTTGTTATTGCTACACCATTTATCAATACGTTGGATCACACAGCGATCGCTAAATCTGTACTACTAAATTTCGAGCGTACCCTAGAACGACTCTACGATTCTGCAGCACTACGCAAGCTCTACCTCCCCATTTATGGTGTCGGACACAGCATGGGTTGCAAACTCCATTTACTCATTGGTAGCCAATGCGCTGTAGAACGTGCAGGTAATATTTTAATATCCTTCAACAACTACGCCGCTAGAGATGCTATCCCCCTAGTGGAACAATTCAATTCTGCTTTAGCAATTGAGTTTACCCCCACGCCTTTAGAAACTAAAAAACTAGTGCAAGAACACTATAATATTCGCCGCAACTTAATCATAAAATTTAGTAATGACACCATCGACCAATCAGCACCATTGTGTAAAATCCTACAAGAGCGTTTCCCGGAAATGGTAACAATACAAACCTTAACAGGAACTCATACCACACCCCTAGGTCAAGACATTAAATGGCAAACAGGAACATCTTTCACACCGATTGACGCGATTGGTCAATGGTTTAAGCAAGAAATATATCGAGACTTAAACCAACTAAAACGCACCATGCTCTTGTGGCTCAATCCTCTCTCGCCTCCATAA